In a single window of the Nicotiana tomentosiformis chromosome 8, ASM39032v3, whole genome shotgun sequence genome:
- the LOC104100736 gene encoding protein IQ-DOMAIN 17, translating into MGNKKGGSSSSWLTAVKRAFRSPTKDPEKKKQNKRRDDNNQPLEVDEDEEEKKKEKRRWLFRKPTNLENGTTHQTTIKSENDDVSAPAAEGADQRHAIAVAVATAAAAQAAVATAQAAAEIARLAKPPVSRFYSFPIYAGDREHQAAIIIQTAFRGYLARRALKALKGLVKLQALVRGHNVRKQAKMTLRCMQALVRVQARVLDQRFRQSQEGSRKSTFSDTSSMWNSQYLQDIIDRKSMSRDGSSIPDDWDERPHTIEEVKAMLQKRKEAALKRERTLSDAFSQQTRRAGRNSSIGSESDFGEKHQWMDRWMAAKSWDNSRGRASTDQSIDPVKTVEMDTSQPYSYLAPNLRRSDERQQHQQQQRPSSPLHRSHQNQSFQFPVTPSPSKTRPIQIRSASPRCPRDDRSSSGAQTPSLRPNNNYSFNGSSHQRNRLTPGAAPIPNYMAATESALARIRSQSAPRQRPSTPERDRAGSAKKRLSYPVPDRYGNIPIGYGVGYEHSLRSPSFKSLNGVHFVYEQQSNYSSCYTESLGGEISPSSTSDLRRYLR; encoded by the exons ATGGGGAATAAGAAAGGAGGATCTTCTTCTTCTTGGTTGACTGCTGTTAAAAGAGCTTTTAGATCTCCTACTAAAGACCCTGAAAAGaagaaacaaaacaaaagaagAGATGATAATAATCAACCTTTGGAGGTTGAcgaagatgaagaagaaaag AAGAAGGAAAAGAGAAGGTGGCTTTTCAGGAAGCCAACTAATCTTGAAAATGGGACAACACATCAAACTACGATTAAATCGGAGAATGATGATGTGTCCGCTCCTGCGGCTGAAGGAGCGGACCAAAGGCATGCCATTGCAGTGGCTGTGGCAACTGCAGCTGCAGCTCAGGCTGCCGTCGCCACAGCTCAGGCAGCTGCAGAAATTGCTCGGCTGGCCAAACCGCCTGTTTCTAGATTCTATAGTTTTCCTATTTATGCCGGAGATAGAGAGCATCAAGCTGCAATTATAATTCAGACAGCTTTCAGGGGATATCTG GCAAGAAGGGCTCTAAAGGCACTAAAAGGCCTAGTGAAATTGCAAGCTTTAGTGAGAGGTCACAATGTTCGGAAACAAGCGAAGATGACTCTCAGATGTATGCAAGCTCTTGTTAGAGTTCAAGCGCGGGTACTTGACCAGCGATTTAGGCAATCTCAAGAAGGAAGTAGAAAATCAACATTTAGTGACACCAGTAGCATGTGGAATTCCCAGTATCTCCAAGACATCATAGATAGAAAATCAATG TCAAGAGATGGAAGCAGTATTCCAGATGATTGGGATGAAAGGCCTCACACCATTGAAGAGGTAAAAGCAATGTTACAAAAGAGAAAAGAAGCTGCTTTGAAACGCGAAAGGACCTTATCCGACGCCTTCTCTCAACAG ACGCGGAGAGCAGGAAGAAATTCCTCGATAGGAAGTGAAAGTGATTTTGGAGAAAAGCATCAATGGATGGACCGGTGGATGGCTGCAAAATCATGGGATAACAGCAGGGGAAGAGCATCAACTGATCAGAGTATTGACCCTGTTAAAACTGTTGAAATGGATACGTCGCAACCTTATTCATATTTAGCTCCTAATTTAAGAAGATCGGATGAAcgacaacaacatcaacaacaacaacgaccaaGTTCACCCCTTCATAGATCCCACCAAAATCAATCTTTTCAATTCCCCGTTACACCTTCTCCATCCAAAACTAGACCTATTCAAATCCGTTCTGCAAGTCCTCGATGTCCAAGAGACGACAGAAGTAGTAGCGGGGCTCAAACTCCAAGCCTGAGGCCTAATAATAACTACTCATTCAATGGTAGCTCACACCAACGTAATAGACTGACTCCCGGTGCTGCACCAATTCCTAACTACATGGCTGCTACCGAGTCTGCCTTGGCAAGAATCCGTTCACAAAGCGCCCCACGACAGAGGCCTTCAACCCCGGAGAGGGATCGAGCAGGGTCAGCTAAGAAACGGCTTTCATACCCTGTCCCTGACCGTTATGGCAATATTCCTATAGGTTATGGAGTTGGGTATGAACATAGTCTGAGGAGTCCAAGCTTTAAGAGCCTTAATGGAGTACATTTCGTTTATGAACAACAATCTAACTATTCTTCTTGTTACACGGAGAGTCTTGGTGGCGAGATATCTCCTTCATCAACGAGCGATTTGAGGAGGTATTTGAGGTGA